GCGGTATTCTCAATTCCCACGGGGCAGGCCACATCGCACCTACCACAAAGCATGCACGATTTGGTAACCTCATCGTCGGGGGTTTTAAACCGAAGTAGCCGGTTGAAATAGGCCGGTTGGGTATTGCTTATGTCCAGATCGCTGCTCAGCTGGCATTTGTCTATGCAGATACCGCAGCGGGAGCATGCATTGAGTTCGGCCTCGGTAAAGGAGGTGTGGGCAGCCCTTTCCTTAATGCCAAACTTCCGCAGAAAGATGAGGAATATCTCCGTGAGGATGTGCATGTAGCGGGTAAAGGGCACACTTACAAAGAACAATCCCAGCGAAAGGGAGTAGGCCCACCAGGTAGGGTAGCAGAGGTATTCGAGCGGGAGATGCTTGGCAAAGAAAACCCCTAGCGAATTGGTGAGAAATCCTCCGGTATCGTATAGGCCCGCGTTAAAGCTCTCTGCCAAAAGGCGAAGAGGGAATATAAGCCAAAGGGTGATAAGGGCCACGCGATCGATGGTGCTCTGCTTGGTTGTTCTGCGCATTCCAACAATCCGACTTTTGAACCGTTTGATCATGGCAATACCTAGGCCCGAGAGCACGAATAGGAGCAAGAAATCCATGGCAAAGACGAAGAACTTGCGGTAGGGGAGTTGCCGTAAATCGTGTACAAAGAATTCGAAGAAGATGGGATAGTAGGGCATGTTTAACTTGCCATGGCTGTACCAGCGCGTTTCGAGGTTTCCGGCAACAATGAGCAGGAACCATCCGAAGGCTAAGCTCATGTGCATGTAGCCTAGCCAAAAATTGTTCTTGAAAATTTTGCGGTGAAGCAGGCTTTCGGAGATAATTTCGCCCGATGCCGAAAAAACTTTTCTGCTGAAGAGTCCCCTGAAAAACTTTTTACGGTCTTCCTTGGGAAGGGCATAGAACCATACATGCCATTTTCCAAAAACGGCAACGAGAACGAATACCATACCCAACAGAAAGGGGATTACAAAAGGATCGAACTTCATCGCTTTAGGTTTTGTGTTGCTTCCCGAATGAGAAGAATAACGTTACGGGTATTGACGTTGCGTGGGCAAACGAGTGTGCACTTACCACACAGCATGCATTTCGCTGCCTCCTTTTCCGCGGTATCGGTTTCGCCTCTGCGGATATGGTGGATAAGCGTTCGGAAGCTAAAGGGAATAAACTTACCTGCCGAACAGGTTGCTGTGCAGCAGCCACAAGCAATGCAGAGGTTGAAGGTTGGCTCCTTCTTTGCAAGGGTAATGGCCAACTCTCGGTTAGCCGTGTCGAGGTCGCAAATGTTGGATTTCATCGATCCGTAGCCAAAATTTGCCATGCTATTGGGGATTAAGGTAGCTGTGAACTTGTATGGCCGCCGCACGGGCTGCGTTTATGGAATCGGTAATATTGTTAGGTCCGGTGCAGGCTCCTGCAATGAATACACCCTTTGTTTTGGTTTTAGTGAAATCGAGATGCACATCCTTTACGGCTGCAAATCCATCCTCATTTTTAGGTAGGCCCAATGAGTTGAGAATAGTATCGGTTTCGGGTCGGGGATTCATACCAACCATGAGCACCACCAAATCGACGGTAAGGCGCATAGGCTTCCCTGCCAGGGTATCCTCTACTTTAATCACCAAACCCCCACCGGTGGCTTCGTTGGTTTCGGACAGGCGACCACGCACAAAGGTTACCCCATGCATTTGGGCCTCCTTGTATAGCTGTTCGTAGCCGTGGCCAAACATTCTTAGGTCCATATAGAAGTTGAACACCTCAGTGTCAGGAAGTGCCTCCTTAACTTCTAACGCCTGCTTTACCGCTGTAACACAGCACACCTTGGAGCAGTAGGGACGGTTCACCTTCTCGTCGCGCGAACCAACACAGTGGATAAATGCTACTCGTTTGGGAGTATTGCCATTGACCATTGTTGGCTTGCCGTGCTTTCGGAACATCTGCTCAAGGTCGCGGGAGGTAATTACGTTTTCAAAAATGCCGTAACCATACTCTTCCTTCTTTTCGGCAGGGAAGAGCTCAAATCCGGTAGATAGAACTACGGCGTTTGCTTCGAAGTGCTGTCCACTAATCACCCCAATATTAAAAATTCCGTTGTTCTCATCGATCGAATTTACCGTTGTAGAGGTGTGTATTTCACAGGTTGAATTGAGCGTGGCCAGCGAGTTGGAAACTACCTCATGCGCTGGTCGGCGAGTAGGGAATAACCTATCCCATCCTAGAACGTTGCCACCAAGCTCCTTCTCCTTTTCGAAGAGCATTACCTTGTAGCCAAGGTTGCTAAGCGTGGCTGCGGTTTCGATTCCCGCAACTCCTCCTCCTATTACTGCAACAGATTTGTCCATATAAAAGGTCTTCTACTTGTAAAATTTTAGATTTTTGGGCGCCTCGGGTTGTCCAAGATCTTCGTTGTTCATTCCTCGGAACTTTTGGTCGGGGTTATAGCTAGCGCCCATTTTGTCGAGGAGCGATTCCACCGGGACCTGATGCAGCTGCAATCCCAGTTCCCACGGGTCGAATCCCAGCACTAGGCCAGCCACCTCTTCGTAGGTTAACGATGGTATTCCATGTCCATCCTCCCCGTATGTTTTTCCCTCCATTTCGGCAACGCCATACTGCCATCTATCGAGAAAGTAGGCGCATCCGGGACAGTTGGAGATGATGAAATCGGGTTTGTATGGTTCCATGGATTCGAACTTTTTCTTTGAGGCAGAAATGGAGTAACCCCTATTGGCCTTTACCAAATATTGACGAAACCCGAAACCGCAGCAGTGTCTTCGTTCGGGGTAGTCAATAGGCTCTCCACCCCACGCTTCTACCATTCCGGCCAGCACGTAGGGGTATTCAGCTCCTCCAACCCCTTTGGCCGGGAACATCTTGGCATAGTGGCAACCAATATGATCGACCACTTTTAAGGGCTTTCCTGTGGCCTTATTTATGAGCTTATACTTCGCTTTTGCTGCAATTTCGTGTCGGAACTTGAAGATGATATCGCTGGTATGAGCGAGATTATCGGGAATATCGAACTCCCGTTTGGTGGCAATGCGGAGATTCTCGTGTACTCGCTCTTCCACTTTGGGGAAGTGGTGCCACGCATCGAGAATTTCGGTGTAGATACCAAAGGAGGTTACACACGAGGGAACGTAGTTGCGGTAGCCCGACTCCTTCATGAGCGCAAAATTACGGCCTACCACGGTCATAGTTGTTTCAAGGGGAACAACCTCGGAATGGTAGCCAATGCCCGAGCAGGTGGTATGGTGAGTGTCGTCGAAGACGTCCTTCTTGAGCACATCCTTTAATATCTTGAGGAATGCGGCTTCCGATCCGGGGAAAAAGTTTTGGCGAATGCAGCTGCGAACGTAGTAGAACTTATCGTCGGCAATCTCTTTCTGGTAATCTTTCCAGACTTTTCGCTTTCCGTCTATCTTCATGAGTTCGTGTGCTTTTCTTGGTTGTTAGTATTGAATACCTCGTAGAAGTATTCGCTATCTTTTCCGGTTCCAATTTCGAGCCCCATTTCCTTGGCCTTTCGGGCCGAATGCTCCTCAATAGTGTCGAACCAAGCCATGCCTCCGGTTACCTCAAAGATGCTGCGTAGCTCGTCAAGATCTTCCTGTGGAACCTTGCGCAGGGCACCGGGTCCTTCTCCTTTGTAGTTGGCGCCCATCTTGGGCAATATTTGCTCGGCATTATCCCTTAGCCAATCCCAAACAGGACCCTGCTCAGGAAACGATTCGGTGTCGATATGATCGATATACACGCAATAGCCTGTGTCTAGAATCGACTCTCCTACCATACGCTTGAGCGCCAGCTGCTGACGTCCTTTTTCGCTCTCCACAAAATAGCCCATTTCGATGGAAAGTGTGCGGAGGGCTTGTATTACTAGTCCTGGTGCATTTTGCCGAGGGCAGCGTGTTTTGCAGCTCATGCACTCGCCGCAGTACCAAATGGTATCGCTCTTGAGGTAAGCCTCGATGGCTTCTTCGTTTTTGCCCTGAACGGCATCGAGAATGGCCCTTGGTTGATAGTTGTAAACCTCTGCTGCAGGACAAATGGCGGTGCATGTTCCACAGTTGATGCAGGCCGAAATGCCTTCAATAAACCGAATATCCTTGCTGAGCGTATCGTATAGTTTTCCCATTTTGTCCTCAGTTTGCGAAAGTAGTTAAGTAATAGCAATAGAAACCTGCGCCACCGTAATTGCGGTGGCGACGATACATAAATCCATGTAAACTATGGTATATCAGTGATTTTGTAACAGAATACACAGTGTGATTAGTTAACGCTTTCTTTCACAAATATAACCTGCATAAGCTAATACTTTAGGAATTTTGTTCAATTTTTCCGTATTTAAAATCTTTCCAAAGAAGAATAGTTGCAACTTTGGGGTACAAATACTGATGTTTATGCTCGATTTTTCTGAAGCCAAACTTGAGGAGGTAATTCTGCATCTGATTGGCAGTAAAGGCCAAGATGAAGAACTGGTTCTCTCCAATAGCGTGATTGATACCAGCAATGAGTTGCTCCGTACGCTTCTACAGGATTACTTTTTGTCGCACTTTAAGCCGGGGGAGTTTTACTCGTTTACCCACGATAGCGATGTAAAGCTCAATGAGGTTTACTCTTACGTCTCCTCTTTTTTCATGGAGCAGAAGAACCTGGTTGTGATTTCGCAGGAGATTGCCAAGCATCTCTTTTACGTTAGCAGCCATCCGAACATCAAGAATGGCGAGCTATACGTTGCTTCCATTCGCAACTGCGTGGTGGATGGTGAGCAGGTGGATGCTATCGGCATTTTTAAATCGGAAATTAAGGAGAACTTCCTCAAGGTGCGTTCGGCTGATACTACCATTACGGTGGAGGCGGAGCAGGGTACCAGCATCAATCGGCTGGATAAGGGGTGTATCATATTCAACACCGAGCACGAGGATGGCTTTAAGCTGATGGTGGTGGATTCCACCAACAAGAATAACGATGCGGTGTACTGGAAGGATGCCTTCTTGCGGATTGCACCTCGCAGCGATAGCTATTACCAAACCAAGAACTACCTCCACCTATGCAAGGATTTTGTGAAGGAGGTCTTTTCACCAAAGAATGAGGTTGAGAAAACCGACCAACTGCTGCTGCTTAACCGCACCGAAGAGTTTTTTACTAAGGCCGATAACTTCGACGAGAAGGTTTTTGAGCAGGTGGTGCTGGAACAACCCGAAATAGTGGAGGCATTCAACGACTACAAGCACGCCTATGCCGAGCTAAATCAGGTGGTTTTTGAGCCTTCCTTCGAAATATCCACCGAGGCTACCAAAAAGGCTAAGAGTTTCTTCAAGAGTATTATTAAACTCGACAAGCGCTTTCACATATACGTGCATGGCGGTAGCGATTTTATCGAAAAGGGTTCCGATCCCGATAAGGGGATGCACTTCTACAAGCTTTACTTTGAGAATGAGGAGTAGGGAGGATTTGAAGATGATAGGATTTGAAAATGTGGTAATGGAAAAGATACCGCAGATTATATTTTGAGATGATGTAATGAAAAAAGCACCACAGATTAGTGCAGATTTGGTAGTGGAGAATAATACCACAGATTAGCGCAGATTGACACAGATTTTATTAGTTATGTAGGGAACAGTATAAATTGGATGACCTGTTAATTTTCTATTGTAGAAATTGTTGAAAAGTTAAGATTAACACTGATGGCATTTAAATACAAGCAATTTAACTTTTTCTACATAGTCTTTCTTGTAGCGGCAGTTGTTTATCTCATTACCGCCTATAACAGTCACGGCTACTACCATGCCGATGAGCACTATCAAATAGTAGAGTTTTCCGGTATTAAGCTGGGCACCCATGCACCTAGCGATTTAGCTTGGGAGTATGAGGCTAAGCTAAGACCAGCACTTCAGCCTACCATCTGTTTTCTAGTATTCAGTGGGCTGAAGTCGACTGGTGAGACCAACCCATACACAATGGTAATGTGGCTTCGAATACTCACAGCACTCCTGTCATTGGTTATTATTACCTTTTTTATCAAGCAAACCTTATCTCTATTTAGCCGCGAAACAGATAAAAAGGCTTATATATTGCTCTCCTACTTTTTGTGGTTTATTCCACTGCTGAGTGTGCGTTTTTCATCCGAAACAATGTCGGGACTAATGCTGTTGCTTGCCCTTGCCTTGCTACATAAAAAGGAGAGTAACTATACCCCATGGTTGCTCGGTTTGGTTTTTGGATTGGGCTTCTTGTTTCGGTTTCAAGTGGCCTTTGTAATAGCCGGAATAGGCCTCTGGCTGATCTTTATTCGGAATGTCAACTTTCGCTACTTATTAAAAATTGCCGCTGTTTTTTTCCTTATTGTTGGAGTCGGAACGTTAATCGACTCGTGGTTTTACGGACAATTTGTATTTACTCCATTCAACTACTATAAGGCTAATATTTTGGAAGATGTGGCCTCCAGTTTTGGCACCTCTCCTTGGTATTTTTACCTAGGAAAACTGATTACTCTTCCCAGCTACTTTGTGGGAATACCGCTAGCCATTGCCTTTGTCGTTGTT
This genomic interval from Williamwhitmania taraxaci contains the following:
- a CDS encoding (Fe-S)-binding protein, whose protein sequence is MKFDPFVIPFLLGMVFVLVAVFGKWHVWFYALPKEDRKKFFRGLFSRKVFSASGEIISESLLHRKIFKNNFWLGYMHMSLAFGWFLLIVAGNLETRWYSHGKLNMPYYPIFFEFFVHDLRQLPYRKFFVFAMDFLLLFVLSGLGIAMIKRFKSRIVGMRRTTKQSTIDRVALITLWLIFPLRLLAESFNAGLYDTGGFLTNSLGVFFAKHLPLEYLCYPTWWAYSLSLGLFFVSVPFTRYMHILTEIFLIFLRKFGIKERAAHTSFTEAELNACSRCGICIDKCQLSSDLDISNTQPAYFNRLLRFKTPDDEVTKSCMLCGRCDVACPVGIENTAIRLNQRKTTQHFNADSYTYLPPQKVTKQADVAYFSGCMGHLNPSTVSAMKGIFKKARVSYTFIDEDGSICCGRPLMLSGNEEAAKLLVQKNLEIIKQSGATSLVTSCPICYKVFKDDYALEIPVYHHSEYILSLMESNQLRVINSDKSVVFHDPCDLGRGSSIYEQPRMVLDKVASRVDAKDQGSKALCCGGSLGITNIDSNQRKAITRKTIESLTINKPEVIATACPLCKKTFAPESSIRVADIAELVNESAYQLPLKEDGLGAEKQTRKTGMDVSKLFTINYYLDKVNFFN
- a CDS encoding glycosyltransferase family protein; the encoded protein is MAFKYKQFNFFYIVFLVAAVVYLITAYNSHGYYHADEHYQIVEFSGIKLGTHAPSDLAWEYEAKLRPALQPTICFLVFSGLKSTGETNPYTMVMWLRILTALLSLVIITFFIKQTLSLFSRETDKKAYILLSYFLWFIPLLSVRFSSETMSGLMLLLALALLHKKESNYTPWLLGLVFGLGFLFRFQVAFVIAGIGLWLIFIRNVNFRYLLKIAAVFFLIVGVGTLIDSWFYGQFVFTPFNYYKANILEDVASSFGTSPWYFYLGKLITLPSYFVGIPLAIAFVVVAVYNPRSIYLWCIIPLFVVHSIIPHKEERFLFPIVFLFPIIVMLAWEKVAPIFGKRRAYKSIRMALIVLFALANGVGVVAMSVKAAGVGRIGLTKHIHDNYGDKHINLIYNPWCNPYNPWGLPVKFYLEKDLEWHALDSLGMLTESLIKPNAVNLLVVGVNEAENPVWQVALSQKGFVEEARSIPNWEAWINRRYKAFDKGWVLVLYRRKPQEVQ
- a CDS encoding nucleoid-associated protein; this translates as MLDFSEAKLEEVILHLIGSKGQDEELVLSNSVIDTSNELLRTLLQDYFLSHFKPGEFYSFTHDSDVKLNEVYSYVSSFFMEQKNLVVISQEIAKHLFYVSSHPNIKNGELYVASIRNCVVDGEQVDAIGIFKSEIKENFLKVRSADTTITVEAEQGTSINRLDKGCIIFNTEHEDGFKLMVVDSTNKNNDAVYWKDAFLRIAPRSDSYYQTKNYLHLCKDFVKEVFSPKNEVEKTDQLLLLNRTEEFFTKADNFDEKVFEQVVLEQPEIVEAFNDYKHAYAELNQVVFEPSFEISTEATKKAKSFFKSIIKLDKRFHIYVHGGSDFIEKGSDPDKGMHFYKLYFENEE
- a CDS encoding heterodisulfide reductase-related iron-sulfur binding cluster, with product MKIDGKRKVWKDYQKEIADDKFYYVRSCIRQNFFPGSEAAFLKILKDVLKKDVFDDTHHTTCSGIGYHSEVVPLETTMTVVGRNFALMKESGYRNYVPSCVTSFGIYTEILDAWHHFPKVEERVHENLRIATKREFDIPDNLAHTSDIIFKFRHEIAAKAKYKLINKATGKPLKVVDHIGCHYAKMFPAKGVGGAEYPYVLAGMVEAWGGEPIDYPERRHCCGFGFRQYLVKANRGYSISASKKKFESMEPYKPDFIISNCPGCAYFLDRWQYGVAEMEGKTYGEDGHGIPSLTYEEVAGLVLGFDPWELGLQLHQVPVESLLDKMGASYNPDQKFRGMNNEDLGQPEAPKNLKFYK
- a CDS encoding 4Fe-4S dicluster domain-containing protein; amino-acid sequence: MGKLYDTLSKDIRFIEGISACINCGTCTAICPAAEVYNYQPRAILDAVQGKNEEAIEAYLKSDTIWYCGECMSCKTRCPRQNAPGLVIQALRTLSIEMGYFVESEKGRQQLALKRMVGESILDTGYCVYIDHIDTESFPEQGPVWDWLRDNAEQILPKMGANYKGEGPGALRKVPQEDLDELRSIFEVTGGMAWFDTIEEHSARKAKEMGLEIGTGKDSEYFYEVFNTNNQEKHTNS
- a CDS encoding 4Fe-4S dicluster domain-containing protein, whose translation is MANFGYGSMKSNICDLDTANRELAITLAKKEPTFNLCIACGCCTATCSAGKFIPFSFRTLIHHIRRGETDTAEKEAAKCMLCGKCTLVCPRNVNTRNVILLIREATQNLKR
- a CDS encoding FAD-dependent oxidoreductase; the protein is MDKSVAVIGGGVAGIETAATLSNLGYKVMLFEKEKELGGNVLGWDRLFPTRRPAHEVVSNSLATLNSTCEIHTSTTVNSIDENNGIFNIGVISGQHFEANAVVLSTGFELFPAEKKEEYGYGIFENVITSRDLEQMFRKHGKPTMVNGNTPKRVAFIHCVGSRDEKVNRPYCSKVCCVTAVKQALEVKEALPDTEVFNFYMDLRMFGHGYEQLYKEAQMHGVTFVRGRLSETNEATGGGLVIKVEDTLAGKPMRLTVDLVVLMVGMNPRPETDTILNSLGLPKNEDGFAAVKDVHLDFTKTKTKGVFIAGACTGPNNITDSINAARAAAIQVHSYLNPQ